One part of the Candidatus Aminicenantes bacterium genome encodes these proteins:
- a CDS encoding DUF4846 domain-containing protein — MAPKNRSSTNKRRPLALLTALWFLVLAPSPAPARCPLSGPLPENSSDAWIDPVGSTIESRFRVPPGFARVQVEADSFAAYLRRLPLKPHPALVRLYDGRIKTNADIYDAVVDLAIGDKDLQQCADAVIRLRAEYLYRQGRFGEIHFNFSNGFRADYSEWMRGKRIVVQGNRAHWTQAHGPANAYRDFWAYLEAVFSYAGTRSLAGELKPARLADLQIGDVFIQGGSPGHAVIVVDLAVDSQAGATVFLLAQSYMPAQEIQILRNPGSGRQGKGPWYAVDFGATLATPEWIFSRDDLKRFAEP; from the coding sequence ATGGCCCCGAAGAATCGCTCCAGCACAAACAAGCGGCGGCCCCTCGCCCTGCTGACGGCCTTATGGTTCCTCGTCCTGGCGCCCTCTCCTGCCCCGGCCCGGTGCCCGCTTTCCGGGCCTCTGCCTGAAAACAGCTCCGACGCCTGGATCGATCCCGTTGGTTCGACCATTGAAAGCCGCTTCCGCGTACCGCCCGGATTTGCCCGCGTCCAGGTCGAGGCGGACTCCTTCGCCGCCTACCTGCGTCGGCTGCCTTTGAAGCCCCACCCGGCGCTGGTACGCCTTTACGACGGCCGGATAAAGACGAATGCCGACATCTACGACGCCGTGGTCGACCTGGCCATCGGCGACAAGGATCTCCAGCAATGCGCCGACGCCGTGATTCGCCTACGCGCCGAATACCTCTACCGGCAAGGGCGCTTTGGCGAAATTCACTTCAATTTCAGCAACGGCTTCCGCGCCGATTATTCCGAGTGGATGCGGGGGAAGCGGATCGTCGTCCAAGGAAACCGGGCGCACTGGACTCAAGCCCATGGCCCGGCCAACGCTTACCGCGACTTCTGGGCCTACCTGGAAGCCGTCTTCAGCTATGCCGGGACGCGCTCGCTCGCCGGGGAGCTCAAACCTGCGCGCCTGGCCGACCTGCAGATCGGCGATGTCTTCATCCAGGGAGGTTCTCCCGGCCACGCCGTCATCGTCGTCGACCTGGCCGTCGACAGTCAGGCCGGGGCGACGGTTTTTCTTCTGGCCCAAAGCTACATGCCGGCCCAGGAAATCCAGATCCTGCGCAATCCGGGCAGCGGCCGCCAGGGAAAAGGTCCCTGGTACGCCGTTGACTTCGGGGCTACGCTGGCGACGCCGGAATGGATCTTTTCCCGGGACGACCTGAAGCGGTTCGCGGAACCATAA